The following proteins are co-located in the Pontiella desulfatans genome:
- a CDS encoding restriction endonuclease subunit S, with product MSFRSGAIKDYALGIYDGPHATPKESDDGHIFLGIKNVTPDGRLDFSDIKYVSDQEFPRWTKRVTPTAGDVVFSYEATLHRYGVIPEGFDGCLGRRMGLVRPDPKKLLSRYLHFYFLSPGWKSYADTKVIVGATVNRLPIKDFPDFEVKFPPLEVQQRVVDVLGAYDDLIENNRRRIALLEESARLLYKEWFIHLRFPGHEQVKVVDGVPEGWKKGIISDFFDSTSGGTPSRKVPEYYTGDINWVKTQELNELFILEADEKITEEAISKSAAKLFPVGTLLVAIYGGTNIGRTGLLAAPSASNQACVAFFPRRRLEDNLFLQKWVQEHREYLIGLSQGAAQTNISQQTLKALDFIMPKHSMLDEFIDYILPIYDQIKNIVAQNRKLAEARDLLLPRLMNGEIEV from the coding sequence ATGAGTTTTCGTTCCGGGGCAATAAAGGATTATGCTCTTGGCATATACGATGGGCCGCACGCGACACCAAAGGAGTCCGATGACGGACATATTTTCTTAGGGATAAAGAACGTTACGCCTGATGGGCGGTTGGATTTTTCCGACATTAAATATGTTTCAGATCAAGAGTTCCCTCGATGGACGAAGCGCGTAACACCAACGGCTGGCGACGTTGTATTTTCGTATGAAGCAACGCTTCATCGTTACGGAGTAATTCCTGAAGGCTTCGATGGATGCTTAGGCCGGAGGATGGGACTAGTCCGCCCCGACCCAAAGAAACTCCTGTCACGCTATCTCCATTTCTATTTTCTCTCTCCAGGCTGGAAGTCGTATGCGGATACGAAGGTCATCGTCGGCGCAACGGTGAATCGTCTTCCAATAAAAGATTTCCCTGACTTTGAGGTAAAGTTCCCACCATTGGAAGTACAGCAGCGCGTGGTTGATGTTCTGGGAGCCTACGACGATCTGATAGAAAACAATCGGCGGCGGATTGCGTTGCTGGAGGAGTCGGCGCGGCTGCTGTACAAGGAGTGGTTTATCCATCTGCGCTTCCCCGGCCATGAGCAGGTCAAGGTGGTCGATGGCGTGCCGGAGGGGTGGAAGAAAGGAATTATATCTGACTTTTTCGATAGTACCTCTGGGGGCACACCGAGTCGAAAAGTTCCCGAATACTACACGGGAGATATTAACTGGGTTAAGACTCAAGAGCTTAATGAACTTTTCATTTTAGAGGCAGATGAAAAAATAACGGAAGAGGCTATTTCTAAATCTGCCGCAAAGTTGTTTCCGGTCGGAACCCTCCTTGTTGCAATTTATGGAGGAACAAATATTGGGCGAACAGGATTGTTGGCCGCCCCGTCAGCATCCAATCAAGCATGTGTTGCGTTCTTTCCGAGACGGAGGCTGGAAGACAATTTATTTCTTCAAAAATGGGTGCAGGAACATAGGGAATATCTAATTGGCCTGTCGCAAGGTGCGGCTCAGACGAATATTAGTCAACAAACGCTGAAGGCGCTCGACTTTATAATGCCAAAGCATTCCATGCTGGATGAATTTATCGACTACATCTTGCCTATCTATGACCAGATAAAAAATATAGTGGCTCAAAACCGAAAATTGGCTGAAGCCCGCGACCTATTACTTCCCCGCCTGATGAATGGAGAGATTGAGGTATGA
- a CDS encoding type I restriction endonuclease subunit R: MSAYTEDTLVQQTTADYLRDDLGWRSVLAYNHETFGAGGLLGRENDKEVILKPLLREKLEELNPDLPELAYQDAVRQVVESMISQTLFSTNREKYELLRNGVRVAFRNDQGEQKKQTLRVFDFDEPTENDFLCVRELWVRGDLYRRRADIIGFVNGIPLLFVECKNVHRDLEVAFRENLADYKDTIPHLFHHNAIVMLGNGIEAKVGTITSQYNHFADWKRLEEDEPGVVDMETLLKGICDKRNFMDLIENFILFDDSTGKAVKILARNHQFLGVNRAIESVEQREEREGKLGVFWHTQGSGKSYSMLFFTRKVHRRLGGNFTFVILTDRDDLDGQIYKTFAGCGVVNNDRDPCRAANGKHLERLLGQHKSYVFSLIQKFNQDVEEDAFYSERDDVIVITDEAHRTQYGTLALNLRNALPNASYMGFTGTPLFSDDEITRRVFGEYVSTYDFQRAVEDGATVPLYYDARGERLKIATNDLNERIAEKLEEIESTMDINKKQRLEQALKQDYHIITAHERLSQVAEDFVEHYSTGWESGKAMLVCIDKITCVKMHELISKRWKERIEELSALLPTAKDEQDELYRLRQLAWMQETEMAVVVSEEQGEMEKFRKWDLDITPHRRLIKEGFSIPEKLRDRPEFMGMQHLDMDSAFKEPAHPFRVVIVCAMWLTGFDVPSLSTLYIDKPLKAHTLMQAIARANRVSEGKNNGLIVDYCGILKNLRKALATFAGAGDDGRGGGGGGADPGRPKEELLEELGEAIGFVRSFLDERNAPLDDIKTATGFGRNAAIVRAKEAANENDESRKRFEIMCRAVFKKFKACINDPGVNAYRPDRDAINVVYKHLQKDKESADISDIIRILHGVVDEVVETKPSGFGNGKADYEPYDISKIDFERLRQEFERSPAKKTTVQCMSDMIEQRLKKMLERNPLRTDMQAHYEKIIAEYNSEKSRLTIEQTFAELLKKVQELDEEEDRAVREGLNEESLAIFDLLKKPELGAAEIKRIKAVAEELLETLKAEVLKIHHWQEKESTRDAVSITIHNFLYDGEHGLPENSYTETDVSDLTSAVYRHIYRAYPEVPSPVYGEVG, from the coding sequence ATGAGCGCGTACACCGAAGATACCCTAGTGCAGCAGACGACGGCAGACTATCTGCGCGATGATCTGGGGTGGCGTTCGGTGTTGGCCTATAACCATGAGACCTTTGGCGCGGGCGGTTTGCTGGGGCGGGAGAACGACAAAGAGGTCATTCTAAAGCCGTTGCTTCGGGAAAAGCTGGAGGAATTGAATCCGGACTTGCCGGAGCTGGCGTATCAGGATGCGGTGCGGCAGGTGGTCGAGTCGATGATCAGTCAGACGCTGTTTTCGACAAACCGCGAAAAGTATGAACTGCTACGCAACGGGGTGCGGGTGGCTTTCCGCAATGACCAGGGCGAGCAGAAGAAGCAGACACTGCGGGTGTTTGATTTTGATGAGCCGACGGAAAACGATTTCCTCTGCGTTCGCGAGCTGTGGGTGCGGGGCGATCTTTACCGCAGGCGGGCGGATATTATTGGTTTTGTGAACGGGATTCCGCTGTTGTTTGTGGAGTGCAAAAATGTGCACCGCGATCTGGAGGTGGCGTTCCGTGAAAATCTGGCGGACTATAAGGATACGATTCCGCATCTGTTCCACCATAACGCGATTGTGATGCTGGGCAACGGCATTGAGGCGAAGGTGGGGACGATTACGAGCCAGTATAACCACTTTGCGGATTGGAAGCGCCTTGAGGAGGATGAGCCGGGCGTAGTGGACATGGAGACGCTGCTGAAGGGTATCTGCGATAAGCGCAATTTCATGGACTTGATCGAGAATTTTATCCTGTTCGATGATTCGACGGGCAAGGCGGTTAAGATTCTCGCCCGCAACCATCAGTTCCTTGGGGTGAACCGTGCGATTGAGTCGGTGGAGCAGCGGGAGGAGCGCGAGGGCAAGCTGGGGGTGTTCTGGCATACGCAGGGATCGGGCAAGAGCTATTCGATGCTGTTCTTTACGCGCAAGGTGCACCGCAGGCTGGGCGGCAACTTTACGTTTGTGATCCTGACCGACCGGGATGACCTTGACGGGCAAATCTATAAGACCTTCGCGGGGTGCGGCGTGGTGAATAATGACCGCGATCCATGCCGGGCGGCGAACGGGAAGCATCTGGAACGGTTGCTGGGGCAGCACAAGTCGTATGTGTTCTCGCTGATCCAGAAGTTTAATCAGGATGTGGAAGAAGATGCGTTCTATTCGGAGCGCGACGATGTGATTGTGATTACGGACGAGGCGCACCGCACCCAATACGGCACGCTGGCGCTGAACCTGCGCAATGCCTTGCCGAATGCGAGCTATATGGGCTTTACGGGTACGCCGCTGTTTTCGGATGACGAAATTACGCGGCGGGTGTTCGGGGAGTATGTTTCGACCTATGACTTCCAGCGGGCGGTGGAGGACGGCGCAACCGTGCCGCTCTATTATGATGCACGGGGCGAGCGGTTGAAAATCGCCACCAACGATTTGAACGAGCGGATTGCCGAGAAGCTGGAAGAGATTGAGTCCACCATGGATATCAATAAGAAGCAGCGGCTGGAGCAGGCGCTGAAGCAGGACTATCATATTATCACCGCTCACGAACGGCTGTCTCAGGTGGCCGAGGATTTTGTGGAGCATTATTCGACGGGCTGGGAAAGCGGTAAGGCGATGCTGGTGTGCATCGATAAGATTACCTGCGTGAAGATGCACGAGCTGATTTCCAAACGCTGGAAGGAACGCATTGAAGAGCTGAGCGCACTATTGCCTACCGCAAAGGATGAGCAGGATGAGCTTTACCGCCTTCGTCAACTGGCATGGATGCAGGAAACGGAAATGGCCGTTGTGGTGAGCGAGGAACAGGGTGAGATGGAAAAGTTCCGCAAGTGGGACTTGGATATTACCCCGCACCGCCGACTCATTAAGGAGGGATTCAGTATTCCCGAAAAGCTGCGCGACCGCCCGGAGTTCATGGGGATGCAGCATCTGGATATGGATTCGGCTTTCAAGGAGCCTGCGCATCCGTTCCGCGTTGTGATTGTCTGCGCCATGTGGCTTACGGGCTTTGATGTACCGAGCCTTTCAACGCTCTATATCGATAAGCCGCTTAAAGCACATACGCTGATGCAGGCGATTGCGCGGGCAAACCGCGTGAGCGAGGGCAAGAACAACGGCCTGATTGTGGACTACTGCGGGATTCTGAAAAACCTGCGCAAGGCATTGGCTACGTTTGCGGGAGCGGGCGACGACGGACGCGGTGGCGGTGGCGGAGGTGCTGATCCGGGACGGCCTAAGGAAGAGCTGCTGGAGGAGCTGGGCGAGGCGATTGGTTTTGTCCGTTCGTTCCTTGATGAGCGCAACGCCCCGCTGGATGACATTAAGACCGCTACCGGCTTCGGACGCAACGCGGCGATTGTGAGGGCCAAGGAAGCGGCCAACGAAAACGATGAGAGCCGCAAGCGGTTTGAGATTATGTGCCGTGCGGTGTTCAAAAAGTTCAAGGCATGCATCAATGATCCGGGGGTGAATGCCTACCGCCCCGACCGCGATGCGATCAATGTGGTCTATAAGCATTTACAGAAGGACAAGGAGAGCGCGGACATCAGCGATATTATCCGCATCCTGCATGGGGTGGTTGATGAGGTGGTGGAAACCAAGCCTTCGGGATTTGGTAACGGCAAAGCCGATTATGAACCCTACGATATCAGCAAGATTGATTTTGAGCGGTTGAGGCAGGAGTTTGAACGCAGCCCGGCCAAGAAAACGACGGTGCAGTGCATGAGTGATATGATTGAGCAGCGGCTTAAAAAAATGCTCGAACGGAATCCTCTGCGGACAGATATGCAGGCGCACTATGAAAAGATCATTGCCGAATACAATAGCGAGAAAAGCAGGCTGACCATTGAGCAGACGTTTGCCGAGCTGCTGAAGAAAGTCCAGGAACTGGACGAAGAAGAAGACCGTGCTGTGCGGGAGGGACTGAACGAAGAGAGCCTTGCCATATTCGACCTGCTGAAAAAGCCGGAGCTTGGCGCGGCGGAGATCAAGCGCATTAAAGCCGTAGCCGAAGAGCTGCTGGAAACCCTCAAGGCCGAGGTGCTGAAAATTCACCATTGGCAGGAGAAGGAATCCACCCGCGATGCGGTAAGCATCACGATCCACAATTTCCTATATGACGGTGAGCACGGCTTGCCGGAAAATAGCTATACCGAAACCGATGTGAGCGACCTGACCTCTGCCGTCTACCGCCACATCTACCGCGCCTATCCAGAAGTGCCTTCGCCTGTTTATGGGGAGGTGGGGTGA
- a CDS encoding DUF4209 domain-containing protein — translation MSDQRYPEDLIVTADDFQSSGWEAAIDGAEDYMDYWQKLSQVAREAIEAGESAKGKVLWLIADACAMDFNASSIHNPFVSRCGISVEIATAIPEIFTAEDVSFFNGVIPQVDDCFIKARLADVLWLIEIPKNPANAFTAIEAYQQFPLDQDSLVRDSESAWERAIRLCYLLRRGSEAHLETIRETLFSKLQELTYEGRYQALWIAQLLGLACVEVEQSIVVCNKLESIATTAKNQNDWNCTRSYIKHSREWHTNFDRIEESRALTVEIAESWAEEGAARSAEFIAVGHCYENAIHEYRTLPNRFRRENNIVDRLTELRRLLNEANANAVEDMQATMIPGCDISESIESARQFVEGREFPDVIRAFVNIFQGADATAIRATAERNMGRYVLSSLFGSTHLTHDGRVRARSPGIDISDVASANTQLELRASMVQNYNLHIDLVMQGAIIPAFHIIQEEHRFTEYLMRSLCSSSSAVPKDRVSLWAKGLLFGFEEDFAAATHLLVPQVEHLVRVIFKENEIITTRLDPVSGIETENGLGTLLDNPRAAEVLGDNIAFELKVLLTDEFGANLRNQIAHGLFNDGAAASTFSVYAWWYCLKLVINSIPWPDRMREEDAAEGGDATEQE, via the coding sequence ATGAGCGACCAACGCTATCCCGAGGACTTGATTGTAACGGCAGATGATTTCCAGTCATCAGGGTGGGAGGCAGCTATTGATGGTGCGGAAGACTACATGGACTATTGGCAAAAGCTTTCGCAGGTTGCTAGGGAGGCTATTGAGGCAGGAGAGAGCGCTAAGGGGAAAGTGCTATGGCTTATAGCAGATGCATGCGCAATGGATTTCAATGCTTCAAGTATTCATAATCCGTTCGTTTCTCGATGTGGAATATCAGTTGAAATTGCAACGGCAATACCTGAAATATTCACTGCCGAGGATGTGAGTTTTTTTAACGGTGTCATCCCTCAAGTAGATGATTGCTTTATCAAAGCCCGGCTCGCTGATGTGCTTTGGCTAATCGAAATTCCTAAGAATCCTGCCAACGCATTCACAGCAATTGAGGCGTATCAACAATTCCCACTCGATCAAGATTCTCTCGTTCGTGATAGCGAGAGTGCGTGGGAGCGGGCTATCCGCTTGTGCTATTTGCTGCGGAGAGGTTCTGAGGCTCATCTGGAAACAATTCGCGAAACATTATTTTCCAAACTTCAAGAACTTACATATGAGGGGCGCTACCAAGCTTTATGGATTGCTCAGTTACTTGGATTGGCATGTGTTGAAGTAGAGCAGTCAATAGTTGTATGTAATAAATTGGAAAGCATTGCTACGACGGCAAAAAATCAAAATGATTGGAATTGCACAAGGTCATACATAAAGCATTCGAGAGAGTGGCATACTAATTTTGATCGAATTGAAGAAAGCCGCGCGCTAACAGTAGAAATTGCTGAGAGCTGGGCAGAAGAAGGTGCTGCCCGATCAGCGGAGTTTATCGCGGTAGGCCATTGCTATGAAAATGCAATCCACGAATATCGAACTCTTCCTAATCGATTCAGACGCGAAAATAATATTGTAGACCGCCTGACAGAATTAAGACGATTGCTGAACGAAGCTAATGCAAATGCTGTGGAAGATATGCAGGCAACCATGATTCCAGGCTGTGATATTAGTGAATCGATAGAGTCTGCCAGACAATTTGTGGAAGGAAGAGAATTTCCTGATGTAATACGTGCATTCGTGAATATTTTTCAAGGAGCGGACGCCACCGCAATTCGAGCAACTGCTGAGCGTAATATGGGACGTTATGTTTTAAGCAGCCTCTTTGGCTCAACTCATCTTACGCATGATGGACGAGTGCGTGCGCGCTCACCGGGGATTGATATTTCTGATGTCGCTAGCGCAAACACACAATTAGAACTCAGAGCAAGTATGGTGCAAAACTATAATTTGCATATCGATCTCGTTATGCAAGGAGCCATTATTCCAGCCTTCCATATTATTCAGGAGGAACACCGTTTTACGGAATACTTGATGCGCTCTCTTTGCTCCAGCTCTTCAGCAGTGCCGAAAGATAGAGTTAGCTTGTGGGCTAAAGGTTTATTGTTCGGCTTTGAGGAGGATTTTGCTGCTGCAACCCATTTATTGGTTCCGCAAGTTGAGCATTTGGTGCGAGTTATTTTCAAGGAAAACGAAATCATCACAACTCGGCTTGATCCAGTATCTGGAATTGAAACCGAAAATGGTCTCGGAACTTTACTTGATAATCCGAGAGCGGCGGAAGTCTTGGGTGACAATATAGCTTTTGAGTTGAAAGTTCTACTGACGGATGAGTTTGGGGCAAATCTACGTAATCAGATAGCACATGGTCTTTTCAATGATGGAGCGGCAGCTTCCACTTTTTCTGTTTATGCATGGTGGTATTGCCTGAAGTTAGTAATTAACTCCATTCCTTGGCCGGATCGCATGCGTGAAGAAGATGCTGCTGAAGGCGGAGATGCAACAGAGCAGGAATAG
- a CDS encoding nucleoid-associated protein → MKKMLLKAEMQQSRNRKNNLGDKMTDLDIKHSAFHAIDYHRAIADVPEASFNNAEVKNYIQGIIPFLHKKRNNRAFQFSSDTGETSTLTNKYASIADCDFDATSLALATRLAKEEQKANQRYGHLNQLHAGGLVQVVYEAEDQFVILIAKVDYNNFLDKSDYTRRSGLPFERYVLKAFTMTFDIDSETGEMNETPTLSVFDTNASISKYWWREFLELEELNTNEANTVTALDAHLRLLKLKLSRNYKSDYTLLRNRVISYFKTCSDYKHDDALDIIFRGYHPLNTELQGEKYDRLLVAATTLPDQKGFDRQFSVVADKVKAKMGHRIPLRPNMELSLLGEIDDLENVVTASESDGRKYITIESESGFEYFKKNGIDAPNS, encoded by the coding sequence GTGAAGAAGATGCTGCTGAAGGCGGAGATGCAACAGAGCAGGAATAGAAAAAATAACCTAGGGGACAAGATGACCGATTTAGATATTAAGCACTCAGCATTTCACGCGATTGATTATCATAGGGCTATTGCGGATGTCCCGGAGGCATCATTCAATAATGCTGAAGTTAAAAACTACATTCAGGGCATTATTCCTTTTCTGCATAAAAAGCGAAATAACCGAGCGTTTCAATTCTCAAGTGATACTGGAGAGACATCTACTTTAACCAATAAATATGCATCCATTGCCGACTGTGATTTTGATGCAACCTCACTTGCTCTCGCGACTAGATTAGCGAAGGAGGAACAAAAGGCTAATCAGCGATATGGGCATCTCAACCAATTGCATGCTGGAGGCTTGGTTCAGGTGGTTTATGAGGCGGAAGATCAGTTTGTAATTTTAATAGCTAAGGTTGACTACAATAACTTTTTGGATAAGTCGGATTATACAAGAAGGTCGGGCTTACCTTTTGAGCGATACGTGCTGAAAGCTTTTACCATGACGTTCGATATTGATTCCGAAACTGGGGAAATGAATGAAACACCGACCCTTTCAGTCTTCGACACGAATGCTTCTATCTCGAAGTATTGGTGGCGTGAGTTCCTTGAGCTTGAAGAGTTAAATACTAATGAAGCAAATACTGTAACCGCACTTGACGCTCATTTGCGACTTCTTAAGCTTAAGCTATCCAGAAATTATAAAAGTGATTATACGTTGCTTCGGAATAGAGTGATTTCTTATTTCAAAACATGCTCGGATTATAAGCATGATGATGCTTTGGATATTATTTTCAGAGGGTATCATCCCCTGAATACAGAATTGCAAGGTGAGAAGTATGACCGTTTATTGGTGGCTGCCACAACCTTACCTGATCAAAAGGGGTTTGATCGGCAATTTTCAGTGGTAGCTGACAAGGTCAAAGCAAAGATGGGTCATAGAATCCCTCTTAGGCCCAATATGGAGCTGAGTTTGCTTGGAGAAATTGATGACTTAGAAAATGTTGTAACAGCCTCCGAGAGCGATGGTAGAAAATATATTACTATCGAATCTGAAAGTGGATTTGAGTATTTCAAGAAAAATGGAATCGATGCACCCAATTCGTAA
- a CDS encoding DUF4268 domain-containing protein, with product MSLGRLEKVELRDVWKTEAQDFTPWLAKEDNLALLGNTIGLDLELEAVEKNVGAFRADILCKDTATNAWVLVENQVERTDHTHLGQLLTYAAGLNTVTIVWIAKRFTDEHRAALDWLNEVTGDDINFFGIEIELWRIGESAIAPKFNMVSKPNEWTKGKGGTSAVVSSEKELSPTRKLQLEFWQLFREYMEDNSSIMRPQKPNPCHWMNFSIGTSKAFPAALLNMQSGLISISLQINKGEDRFAIFNLLKQDKVAIEEEMGAALDWEEKPENKCSYVFLRNPQLDPKKKNDWPMQHQWLLENLETFHAVFSSRIRDMDTGDWQPDDDGE from the coding sequence ATGAGTTTGGGTAGATTGGAAAAAGTTGAGTTGCGGGATGTGTGGAAAACGGAGGCGCAGGATTTTACGCCTTGGCTGGCGAAGGAGGATAATCTTGCTTTACTGGGTAATACCATTGGCCTCGACCTTGAATTGGAAGCGGTTGAAAAGAATGTGGGTGCGTTCAGGGCGGACATCCTTTGCAAGGATACTGCTACCAATGCCTGGGTGTTGGTGGAAAATCAAGTGGAGCGTACCGACCATACCCACCTTGGGCAGCTGCTAACCTATGCAGCTGGTCTGAACACCGTGACGATCGTATGGATTGCAAAACGCTTCACCGATGAACACCGCGCAGCGTTGGATTGGCTGAATGAGGTGACTGGGGATGATATTAATTTCTTCGGGATTGAAATTGAGCTGTGGCGCATTGGTGAGTCAGCCATTGCCCCGAAGTTCAACATGGTATCGAAACCCAACGAGTGGACAAAAGGAAAGGGTGGAACCTCGGCTGTTGTATCATCGGAGAAGGAGTTGTCGCCTACCCGGAAATTGCAGTTGGAGTTCTGGCAACTGTTCCGGGAATATATGGAGGACAACAGCTCCATTATGCGTCCGCAAAAACCAAACCCCTGTCATTGGATGAATTTCAGCATAGGAACAAGCAAGGCTTTTCCTGCCGCTTTGCTGAACATGCAATCGGGTCTTATTTCAATAAGCTTGCAGATCAATAAGGGCGAAGACCGTTTCGCAATTTTCAATTTACTCAAGCAGGACAAGGTTGCTATTGAAGAAGAAATGGGTGCTGCTTTGGATTGGGAGGAAAAACCGGAGAATAAGTGCAGTTATGTATTCTTGCGAAACCCCCAACTTGATCCGAAGAAAAAGAACGATTGGCCAATGCAGCACCAATGGCTGCTGGAAAATCTTGAAACGTTCCATGCCGTTTTCTCTTCCCGCATTAGGGATATGGACACGGGCGATTGGCAACCGGATGATGACGGGGAATGA